The proteins below come from a single Cricetulus griseus strain 17A/GY chromosome 6, alternate assembly CriGri-PICRH-1.0, whole genome shotgun sequence genomic window:
- the Eef1a2 gene encoding elongation factor 1-alpha 2 — protein sequence MVKEKTHINIVVIGHVDSGKSTTTGHLIYKCGGIDKRTIEKFEKEAAEMGKGSFKYAWVLDKLKAERERGITIDISLWKFETTKYYITIIDAPGHRDFIKNMITGTSQADCAVLIVAAGVGEFEAGISKNGQTREHALLAYTLGVKQLIVGVNKMDSTEPAYSEKRYDEIVKEVSAYIKKIGYNPATVPFVPISGWHGDNMLEPSPNMPWFKGWKVERKEGNASGVSLLEALDTILPPTRPTDKPLRLPLQDVYKIGGIGTVPVGRVETGILRPGMVVTFAPVNITTEVKSVEMHHEALSEALPGDNVGFNVKNVSVKDIRRGNVCGDSKSDPPQEAAQFTSQVIILNHPGQISAGYSPVIDCHTAHIACKFAELKEKIDRRSGKKLEDNPKSLKSGDAAIVEMVPGKPMCVESFSQYPPLGRFAVRDMRQTVAVGVIKNVEKKSGGAGKVTKSAQKAQKAGK from the exons ATGGTCAAGGAGAAGACACACATCAACATTGTGGTCATTGGCCATGTGGACTCAGGCAAGTCCACCACAACAGGCCATCTCATTTACAAATGCGGGGGCATCGACAAAAGGACCATCGAGAAGTTTGAGAAGGAGGCAGCAGAG ATGGGGAAGGGGTCCTTTAAATATGCCTGGGTGCTGGACAAGctgaaggcagagagggagcGTGGCATCACCATCGACATCTCCCTCTGGAAGTTCGAGACCACCAAGTACTACATTACCATCATTGATGCCCCAGGCCACCGGGACTTCATCAAGAACATGATCACTGGCACATCTCAG GCGGACTGTGCGGTGCTGATCGTGGCAGCGGGTGTGGGTGAGTTTGAGGCGGGCATCTCCAAGAACGGGCAAACCCGGGAACATGCCCTCCTGGCCTATACTCTGGGCGTAAAGCAGCTCATTGTGGGTGTTAACAAGATGGACTCCACGGAACCAGCCTACAGTGAGAAGCGCTATGATGAGATTGTCAAGGAGGTCAGCGCCTACATCAAGAAGATTGGCTACAACCCAGCCACAGTGCCCTTTGTGCCCATCTCAGGCTGGCATGGGGACAACATGCTGGAGCCCTCACCCAAT ATGCCATGGTTCAAGGGCTGGAAAGTAGAGCGCAAGGAAGGAAATGCAAGTGGCGTGTCCCTGCTAGAAGCCCTGGACACAATCCTGCCCCCAACCCGCCCCACTGACAAGCCCCTTCGCCTCCCACTGCAGGACGTGTACAAGATTGGTG GCATTGGGACTGTGCCTGTGGGCCGAGTGGAGACTGGTATCCTTCGGCCTGGTATGGTGGTGACCTTTGCACCAGTAAACATCACCACAGAGGTGAAGTCTGTGGAAATGCACCACGAGGCGCTCAGCGAGGCCCTGCCTGGTGACAATGTGGGCTTCAATGTGAAGAATGTGTCCGTCAAGGATATTCGCCGGGGCAATGTCTGTGGGGACAGCAAATCTGACCCACCTCAGGAGGCTGCCCAGTTCACCTCCCAG GTCATCATCCTGAACCACCCTGGGCAAATCAGCGCTGGCTACTCACCAGTTATCGACTGTCACACAGCCCACATTGCCTGCAAGTTTGCGGAGCTGAAGGAGAAGATTGACCGGCGTTCTGGCAAGAAGCTGGAGGACAATCCCAAGTCTCTGAAGTCTGGTGATGCAGCCATTGTTGAGATGGTCCCCGGAAAGCCCATGTGTGTGGAGAGTTTCTCACAGTACCCACCTCTCG GCCGCTTCGCCGTGCGCGATATGCGGCAGACTGTGGCCGTGGGCGTCATCAAGAACGTGGAGAAGAAGAGCGGCGGCGCTGGCAAGGTCACCAAGTCCGCACAGAAGGCGCAGAAAGCGGGCAAGTGA